A region from the Lentisphaera profundi genome encodes:
- a CDS encoding NPCBM/NEW2 domain-containing protein — protein MKTLISLASLIFLSSWLVAQDLPRPPDVWKDYNPDKGDFKEQIVLEETKDGIYYKEAYISAYVNGIELRVFCKYAVKAGAKKAPGLMNTHGWMGGPSIDFGYVKEGWAVLSHDYSGLTKRTHHTKYPDSLGHGHMDARDKGFKLIYDRMPDGSQTTDPKATSHYLWNAIQRRALSYLLAQKEVDSRRIGAKGYSYGGTIMWNMAMDSRVKAVVAYFGIGWITYYRDRSVWKYNLPFSAVKKSPGQELFLSALAPQAHAPHITAATLWLSGTNDHHGGHERGCDTFKSFKADVPWDFAMQARGHHNTEKLGDDTKIWLEKHVLGKDRFWPQRAKSKVVLNADGVPELHLTPGNPEQIKTVEIYKCLKTANNIARVWSDVDSTRVGNSWVAKLAVFNVDDYLFSYANIRYKNNSVVSSDFEAVIPSSLGKAVANAKKSDMISEGTGQWKDVGPAEGVGGVKGFRPLNNRLGTYSRQFADPQWQAPRNSDLSFKFYCTQPQKLKFAVNKGWEADIEMTASNDWQTMLIPADQMRIPAKQIALKAWSLAEIISIKALKGADITKVIFADFKWVASTGTSSKAPAKVVDGKVYLNQYMASKTETFWQVMDDKSVEGKKKISLSGVTYDRGLGVHANSKIVFPLDGEYSKFHVVPGPDDAHNGTVEMKILLDGKQVFSSGLVTKASYKAKPVSLSVKGAKELTLIVTDGGNGKGGDHASWADAYLIPLKTNPNSNDKKD, from the coding sequence ATGAAAACACTAATTTCCTTAGCTTCACTAATTTTCCTTAGTTCATGGCTAGTCGCGCAAGATTTACCTCGTCCTCCTGATGTGTGGAAAGACTACAATCCAGACAAAGGTGATTTCAAAGAGCAGATTGTTTTGGAGGAAACAAAGGATGGCATCTATTATAAAGAGGCTTACATCAGTGCTTATGTCAATGGAATTGAGCTACGAGTTTTTTGTAAGTATGCGGTGAAAGCTGGTGCAAAGAAGGCCCCTGGCTTAATGAATACTCATGGTTGGATGGGTGGCCCATCGATTGATTTTGGTTATGTAAAAGAGGGCTGGGCGGTTTTATCACACGATTATTCAGGACTCACTAAACGGACTCATCATACCAAATATCCAGATTCACTTGGTCACGGACATATGGATGCTCGTGATAAGGGTTTTAAACTCATTTATGATCGTATGCCCGATGGTAGTCAAACGACGGATCCCAAGGCGACGTCGCATTATTTGTGGAATGCAATTCAGCGTCGAGCGCTAAGTTATTTGTTGGCCCAGAAGGAAGTCGATTCAAGACGTATCGGTGCTAAGGGTTATTCTTATGGTGGAACCATTATGTGGAATATGGCCATGGATTCACGAGTTAAAGCGGTTGTGGCTTACTTTGGAATTGGTTGGATTACTTATTACCGTGATCGATCTGTATGGAAGTATAACTTACCTTTTTCAGCAGTTAAAAAATCACCTGGTCAGGAGCTCTTCTTGTCGGCTTTAGCGCCACAGGCACATGCCCCCCATATTACCGCCGCTACACTTTGGTTGAGCGGGACAAATGATCACCATGGCGGACATGAACGCGGTTGCGATACCTTTAAATCATTCAAAGCAGATGTTCCGTGGGACTTTGCCATGCAGGCTCGCGGACATCACAATACTGAAAAACTGGGCGACGACACTAAAATATGGCTCGAGAAGCACGTGCTTGGGAAAGATCGCTTTTGGCCTCAGCGTGCCAAATCAAAAGTAGTCCTCAATGCTGATGGCGTGCCTGAACTGCATCTCACCCCCGGGAATCCAGAGCAGATCAAGACTGTAGAAATATATAAATGTCTAAAGACGGCCAATAATATTGCTCGAGTTTGGTCTGATGTGGATTCTACCCGCGTGGGTAATAGCTGGGTAGCTAAATTAGCCGTCTTTAACGTCGATGATTACTTGTTTTCTTATGCTAATATTCGCTACAAAAATAATAGTGTGGTATCATCTGATTTTGAGGCGGTGATTCCCTCATCTCTCGGTAAGGCCGTGGCCAATGCGAAGAAATCTGATATGATATCTGAGGGCACAGGTCAATGGAAGGATGTGGGGCCAGCAGAAGGAGTAGGGGGAGTCAAGGGTTTTCGCCCCTTGAATAATAGGCTTGGAACCTATAGTCGACAATTTGCTGATCCCCAATGGCAGGCACCGCGCAACTCCGATCTAAGTTTTAAATTCTATTGTACTCAACCTCAAAAACTCAAATTCGCTGTTAATAAAGGCTGGGAAGCAGATATCGAGATGACGGCTTCCAATGATTGGCAGACCATGCTTATACCTGCAGATCAGATGAGAATACCCGCTAAGCAAATAGCACTTAAGGCTTGGTCACTAGCGGAGATCATCTCAATCAAAGCACTAAAAGGTGCAGATATTACTAAGGTGATTTTTGCCGACTTTAAATGGGTCGCTTCAACTGGAACTTCATCCAAAGCCCCCGCTAAAGTCGTAGATGGCAAAGTTTATCTCAATCAATATATGGCGAGCAAAACGGAAACTTTTTGGCAAGTGATGGATGATAAATCTGTTGAAGGAAAGAAAAAAATCAGCCTTAGTGGGGTGACTTATGATCGTGGTTTGGGTGTGCATGCCAATTCGAAAATTGTCTTTCCTCTTGATGGTGAATACTCAAAATTCCACGTAGTTCCCGGTCCAGATGATGCCCACAATGGTACCGTAGAAATGAAAATATTGCTGGATGGTAAGCAGGTATTTAGCAGCGGTCTCGTGACTAAGGCGAGCTACAAAGCCAAGCCAGTCAGCCTTTCAGTAAAAGGCGCCAAAGAACTGACATTAATTGTTACGGATGGTGGAAATGGCAAGGGTGGCGATCACGCCAGTTGGGCCGACGCTTATTTAATTCCGCTAAAAACTAATCCTAATTCAAATGATAAAAAGGATTGA
- a CDS encoding LamG-like jellyroll fold domain-containing protein produces MSSKTIYILSLCGLSFLAVNAENTVFRKLTFDKFSSDKVQTVDSSSNKAHLALSGQGIVEGLKGKALEFKVGGQALELGDLAIEAPATVSFWIKSNSPQKDGRILSQLDGPVANQSGSLRINGSQLEVWNTKQWTSVLSGLSFQGIWQHVTLTFESDEKVIGYLNGHTNREARSRFDFSGVKAGLAAKYLGQYGESFVGSLDDFRIYKGVLSQQEIEALYPSALFKESQLAAAEAQKKATPTTALYDWRSNMVIAPRKRDASGLLQPLQSYDETIERGMSFILDDHLEWFQAEETLLDEQGKKQRPWVYYSNVQHNGAPFPRAVDRFTSYPAFHHALNIKTFISYWNYAGDERALQDAIDLADWDIANSTPADWAYGSMPYSTFEHKKPGGFRDGAGIMPDKSAILALAYLDLYEATGKDRFLKAGEAIAKTLSLRQRANGTWPFRVDPKTERVVEEYTSSVIYAVKLFERLDKFNENSHYRPHRDKTWNWLVKGPIKTKEFRGFYEDIPPSTKGRTNYDCLDTIRYLLANRTEDNGYLEMAKELNVWIEKTFLDKIPGFEPAAGIREQLQCNVVMGIHSLNWASMLMELAQATGDEKMRQRAQQTANYTTYYLQPDNRIVVGFTYKQLWYSCHVGVILYLFDFVEISKKNPKSKVKFN; encoded by the coding sequence ATGAGTTCAAAGACAATATATATTTTAAGTTTATGTGGTTTATCCTTTTTAGCTGTTAATGCAGAAAACACAGTCTTCCGTAAGTTGACTTTTGACAAATTTTCGAGTGACAAGGTACAAACTGTGGATAGTTCTTCAAACAAAGCTCATCTAGCTCTTTCGGGTCAAGGTATTGTTGAAGGATTAAAGGGCAAAGCCTTAGAGTTTAAAGTTGGTGGACAAGCACTTGAACTCGGTGATTTAGCGATTGAAGCACCCGCGACCGTAAGTTTTTGGATCAAATCAAATAGTCCGCAAAAAGATGGAAGGATTCTTTCTCAGTTAGACGGACCAGTAGCGAATCAATCGGGCTCATTGCGTATTAATGGATCGCAGTTAGAAGTCTGGAATACCAAGCAGTGGACTTCTGTACTTAGTGGCTTGAGTTTTCAGGGTATTTGGCAGCATGTGACGCTCACTTTTGAGTCTGATGAAAAAGTTATCGGCTATTTGAATGGGCATACCAATCGTGAGGCTCGTAGTCGTTTTGATTTTAGTGGTGTTAAGGCTGGATTAGCGGCTAAATACCTAGGTCAATATGGTGAGTCATTTGTGGGTTCTTTAGATGATTTTCGTATTTATAAAGGTGTTTTAAGTCAGCAAGAAATTGAAGCTTTATATCCCAGTGCATTATTTAAGGAATCACAGCTAGCAGCAGCGGAAGCACAAAAAAAAGCTACACCGACTACAGCTTTATATGACTGGAGATCTAACATGGTGATCGCCCCAAGAAAGCGTGATGCATCCGGACTTTTACAGCCCTTACAATCCTATGACGAAACGATTGAACGCGGGATGTCCTTTATCTTAGACGATCACTTAGAATGGTTTCAGGCAGAAGAGACTTTACTCGATGAGCAAGGTAAAAAACAGCGGCCTTGGGTGTACTACTCAAACGTGCAGCATAATGGGGCACCCTTTCCAAGGGCCGTAGATAGATTCACCTCCTATCCAGCTTTTCATCATGCACTTAATATAAAAACATTTATTTCTTACTGGAACTATGCGGGGGACGAACGAGCCTTGCAGGATGCTATTGATTTAGCGGATTGGGATATAGCCAATAGCACACCGGCTGACTGGGCTTATGGTAGTATGCCCTACAGTACTTTTGAACACAAAAAGCCAGGTGGCTTTCGCGATGGTGCTGGGATTATGCCCGATAAATCAGCTATCTTAGCACTGGCTTATCTCGACTTGTATGAGGCGACTGGCAAAGATCGTTTCCTCAAAGCAGGAGAGGCGATTGCAAAAACCTTGAGCTTGCGTCAGCGCGCTAATGGAACTTGGCCCTTTAGAGTCGACCCCAAGACCGAAAGAGTCGTCGAGGAATATACCAGTAGCGTGATCTATGCGGTGAAGTTATTCGAGCGCTTGGACAAGTTTAACGAGAATAGTCATTATCGTCCCCATCGCGATAAAACTTGGAATTGGCTCGTCAAGGGCCCGATCAAGACCAAGGAGTTTCGCGGTTTTTATGAAGATATTCCTCCCAGTACGAAAGGTCGTACCAATTATGATTGTCTCGATACGATTCGCTACCTCTTAGCTAATCGCACAGAGGATAACGGCTACCTTGAAATGGCAAAAGAGCTCAACGTCTGGATAGAAAAAACCTTTCTGGATAAGATTCCTGGATTTGAACCAGCAGCAGGAATTCGGGAACAGCTGCAATGCAATGTGGTTATGGGAATTCATAGTTTAAATTGGGCATCGATGCTGATGGAATTAGCGCAAGCAACAGGCGACGAAAAGATGCGTCAACGCGCCCAACAAACCGCCAATTACACCACTTATTACCTCCAGCCAGACAATCGTATTGTCGTGGGCTTTACCTATAAACAACTGTGGTACAGCTGTCACGTCGGTGTCATTCTTTACCTCTTTGATTTTGTTGAGATAAGTAAGAAAAATCCAAAGAGCAAGGTCAAATTTAATTAG
- a CDS encoding type II secretion system protein produces the protein MNTNSLKQPRSFTLIELLVVVAIIGILASLVLPALGTARKKSRTAVCKSNLRQIGTLHMMYADDNKDLFPSFNDGNPAWDYYNWGGKQGTEFTPNQRFLNPYIGVNGVVTTTSTGAVEIFKCPSDDGTTGAFSRQPTVWDRFGTSYLYNSSENARAGTAGIGGRTQTDIVNPSQVILANDFSFNAYLVNLVPFHISSWHKEDNGWGNVLFVDGHVSFRQAKFEAGNNHTFDDWTFLLDGL, from the coding sequence ATGAATACAAATAGCTTAAAACAGCCAAGAAGTTTCACTTTGATTGAATTGCTCGTGGTCGTGGCAATCATTGGAATATTAGCATCGCTTGTATTACCAGCTTTAGGAACAGCGAGGAAAAAATCTAGGACAGCAGTTTGCAAGAGTAACCTTAGACAAATTGGCACACTTCATATGATGTATGCGGATGATAATAAAGATTTATTTCCTAGTTTTAATGATGGTAATCCCGCTTGGGATTATTATAATTGGGGAGGAAAGCAAGGCACTGAATTCACACCGAATCAGCGTTTTTTAAACCCTTACATAGGCGTTAATGGCGTGGTTACGACCACGAGTACAGGAGCTGTAGAAATCTTTAAGTGTCCTAGTGATGATGGCACTACTGGCGCTTTTAGTAGACAACCAACAGTTTGGGATCGCTTTGGGACGAGCTACCTGTATAATAGTTCTGAAAATGCAAGGGCCGGGACGGCAGGTATAGGTGGACGTACACAGACAGATATAGTGAATCCATCACAAGTCATCCTTGCCAACGATTTTTCTTTTAATGCTTATTTGGTTAATTTGGTTCCCTTTCACATTAGTTCTTGGCACAAAGAGGATAATGGCTGGGGAAATGTCTTATTTGTTGACGGCCACGTCAGTTTTCGTCAGGCAAAGTTTGAGGCGGGCAATAATCATACTTTTGATGACTGGACTTTTCTTCTCGATGGTCTATGA
- a CDS encoding Gfo/Idh/MocA family protein has protein sequence MKNKENELGNESKTVENSNFSRRGFLQSLGGAGALLGMGGLSTQTVAAEVPRDAQGKIIPGFEKNQNTGAQAQGWKSVSNRKIRVGIAGYGLCRFGATFFYQNHPNVEVVAATDLDPGRCAALAKAVGAKKTYPSCEEMIKDKSIEAIYIATDAPSHARLAIMALNHGKHVCSAVPAVFGFEAEGQAEELFNAVKSSGMKYQMNETSSFHAGLYSHRLQYQAGRLGKIIYSEGEYYHDFGPHGLASYNPKNGKIDKHGWRRGLVPMWYPTHATAYYISITGGRFTEVSGLGTASLYSEFQAENNGHKNPFGTEVALLKTSEGGMSRMAVSWDMKNAHGEKGRVYGQKPYDAKINGSRPALPPGVSGGHHGGSHGQLTSDFIESILLDKQPMVDIGAALNMTLAGVIAHKSALAGGEWLKIPQYDL, from the coding sequence ATGAAAAACAAAGAGAATGAATTAGGCAATGAAAGTAAAACAGTCGAAAATTCAAATTTTTCTAGACGAGGTTTTTTACAAAGTTTAGGTGGAGCAGGGGCGCTACTTGGCATGGGTGGACTCAGTACTCAGACAGTGGCAGCCGAAGTACCACGAGATGCCCAGGGAAAGATTATCCCAGGTTTTGAGAAAAACCAGAATACAGGAGCTCAGGCTCAAGGCTGGAAATCAGTTTCTAATCGAAAAATCCGCGTCGGTATTGCGGGCTATGGTCTTTGCCGTTTCGGCGCGACCTTCTTTTATCAAAATCATCCCAATGTGGAAGTTGTGGCAGCGACGGACCTCGATCCAGGGCGTTGTGCGGCTTTAGCAAAAGCAGTCGGCGCAAAGAAAACTTACCCTTCTTGTGAAGAGATGATCAAAGATAAGAGCATTGAAGCTATCTATATTGCCACTGACGCGCCGAGTCATGCTCGTCTCGCTATCATGGCGCTCAATCATGGCAAGCACGTTTGTTCTGCAGTTCCCGCCGTCTTTGGCTTTGAGGCTGAAGGTCAAGCTGAGGAGCTGTTTAATGCGGTGAAGTCGAGCGGCATGAAGTATCAGATGAACGAAACCTCTAGCTTCCACGCAGGTCTTTATTCCCATAGATTGCAATACCAAGCGGGTAGACTCGGTAAAATCATTTACTCTGAGGGTGAATACTATCATGACTTCGGCCCTCATGGCTTAGCAAGCTACAACCCTAAAAATGGTAAAATAGATAAGCATGGCTGGCGTCGAGGACTCGTGCCCATGTGGTACCCCACTCATGCTACAGCCTATTATATTTCAATTACGGGTGGGCGCTTTACTGAGGTATCTGGCTTGGGGACAGCAAGCCTTTATTCAGAGTTTCAGGCCGAAAATAATGGCCATAAAAATCCTTTTGGTACCGAAGTTGCCCTACTAAAAACTAGCGAGGGTGGCATGTCGCGCATGGCAGTGAGTTGGGATATGAAAAATGCTCATGGTGAGAAAGGACGAGTCTACGGCCAAAAGCCTTATGATGCTAAAATTAATGGCAGTCGCCCAGCCTTACCTCCAGGGGTCAGTGGAGGTCACCATGGTGGTTCACACGGACAATTGACGAGTGACTTCATTGAATCGATCTTGTTGGATAAACAGCCGATGGTGGATATTGGTGCTGCGCTCAATATGACCCTTGCTGGAGTGATCGCTCATAAGTCGGCACTTGCCGGTGGCGAATGGCTGAAGATCCCTCAATACGATTTATAG
- a CDS encoding Gfo/Idh/MocA family protein, translating to MSSAKIGLGVIGISAQNMGSTMFLLQDETDLRYSLEAICSDKQDEIHALAQEKKLAFATTDYRALVEHPKVDVVAVYSPDGLHAEHCLAALEAGKHVICTKPMVTSLEQAKAIVEAVKKNSCKFLLGQTMRFDRQFLALRKFFDDGELGEIMAAEAYYNHDMRPVYEFTPWRLNMPQDLMYGGVTHPVDILRSFMGDVAEVHCFSVKGKLTPKFPQDNLFFLNLKFASGTIAQVRGLYDVVEPPTPMMGLTLYGTKATAVAEFSDNGPGKISYSIDGENEVRVVNFEAEKDLSVYGHGATVIRYMRHFQDCLDRDLEPSPNELDGARAVSVAHSAWESSKTGKVQEVFNDF from the coding sequence ATGAGTAGTGCAAAGATAGGCTTAGGTGTGATCGGTATCAGTGCCCAAAATATGGGTAGTACGATGTTTTTGCTCCAAGATGAAACCGACCTGCGTTACTCGCTAGAAGCCATTTGTTCCGATAAGCAAGATGAAATACATGCTCTAGCTCAAGAGAAAAAGCTTGCTTTTGCGACGACGGATTATCGTGCCCTAGTGGAACATCCTAAAGTGGATGTGGTGGCGGTATATTCACCAGATGGTTTACATGCTGAGCACTGTTTGGCAGCGCTTGAAGCAGGTAAGCATGTTATTTGCACCAAGCCCATGGTGACCAGCCTAGAACAGGCCAAAGCTATTGTGGAGGCGGTTAAGAAGAACTCATGTAAATTTTTGCTAGGTCAAACCATGCGCTTTGATCGTCAGTTTCTTGCCTTGCGCAAATTTTTCGATGATGGTGAGCTAGGTGAGATTATGGCTGCAGAAGCTTATTATAATCACGATATGCGTCCGGTCTATGAGTTCACCCCTTGGCGGCTGAATATGCCACAAGATCTGATGTATGGTGGCGTTACTCATCCGGTAGATATCTTGAGAAGCTTCATGGGTGATGTGGCCGAAGTTCATTGCTTTTCAGTAAAAGGTAAGCTCACCCCGAAATTCCCACAGGACAATTTATTTTTTCTCAATCTAAAATTTGCTAGTGGAACCATCGCACAAGTGCGTGGTCTTTATGACGTAGTAGAACCACCGACGCCGATGATGGGGCTGACACTTTACGGGACAAAGGCCACGGCAGTGGCGGAATTTAGTGACAATGGTCCTGGTAAAATCAGTTATTCCATTGATGGCGAAAATGAAGTACGGGTGGTGAACTTTGAAGCTGAAAAAGACCTCAGTGTTTACGGCCATGGAGCTACCGTGATTCGCTACATGCGTCATTTTCAGGACTGCTTAGATCGGGATCTTGAGCCAAGCCCTAATGAGCTTGATGGCGCGCGAGCTGTCTCGGTAGCGCACTCAGCTTGGGAATCGTCAAAAACGGGCAAAGTACAAGAAGTATTTAATGACTTCTAG
- a CDS encoding sulfatase-like hydrolase/transferase, with protein sequence MNKLIGLTVLGFVSFASSLLAKAERPNILLIFSDDHAKKALSCYGNKDIQTPGLDRIADGGVRFNHALVPNSFCTPSRAVTLTGKYSHKNGVTKLNQSFNGSQQTFPKLLQAAGYETALLGKWHLLSKPTGFDYYCVQKMQGMPFDPRVFEAQHEWIAWSPQDRKSYMKGGRVLQGYNNDVITTEAINWIKNRKDKNKPFCMLLHPKPPHAPYTSATRDEDYLKDVTIPEPATLHDDYKGRTPRAIAGKMTSNRLVLGPSFQKHRKQLEKDNPNITRKELTGKMYQEYIKGYYRLVKSVDDNVGRVLDYLKESGLEENTLVIYTSDQGFP encoded by the coding sequence ATGAATAAGTTAATAGGCTTAACGGTTTTAGGTTTTGTATCATTTGCGAGTTCCTTATTAGCGAAAGCTGAGCGACCTAATATTTTACTAATTTTCTCAGATGATCACGCTAAGAAAGCACTGAGTTGCTACGGCAATAAGGATATTCAGACTCCCGGACTGGATCGCATTGCTGATGGTGGGGTGCGCTTTAATCATGCCTTGGTACCCAATTCATTCTGTACGCCTTCACGAGCGGTAACGCTGACGGGAAAATACTCCCACAAGAATGGTGTCACCAAGCTCAATCAATCATTTAATGGTTCGCAACAGACTTTTCCCAAGCTCTTGCAAGCCGCGGGTTACGAAACGGCGCTCTTGGGCAAGTGGCATTTACTCTCTAAGCCCACGGGCTTTGATTATTATTGTGTTCAGAAAATGCAGGGCATGCCTTTTGATCCGCGCGTTTTTGAAGCTCAACACGAATGGATAGCCTGGAGTCCACAAGACCGCAAATCCTATATGAAGGGTGGTCGAGTATTGCAGGGTTATAATAATGATGTGATCACCACCGAGGCGATCAATTGGATCAAGAATAGAAAGGATAAGAACAAGCCATTCTGTATGCTCTTACATCCCAAGCCACCTCATGCGCCTTATACTTCTGCAACAAGAGATGAAGATTATTTGAAGGATGTGACCATTCCCGAACCCGCAACACTGCACGATGATTATAAGGGTCGAACGCCTCGTGCTATAGCGGGAAAAATGACTTCAAATCGCCTTGTATTAGGGCCGTCATTTCAAAAGCACCGTAAACAATTGGAAAAAGACAACCCAAATATAACGAGAAAAGAACTCACGGGTAAAATGTACCAAGAATACATCAAGGGCTATTACCGCTTAGTCAAGTCTGTGGATGATAACGTCGGGCGTGTATTGGATTATTTGAAAGAGAGTGGTTTAGAGGAAAATACTTTAGTGATCTACACTTCCGATCAAGGTTTTCCTTAG
- a CDS encoding sulfatase/phosphatase domain-containing protein, translating to MGLFEREWFRGKYFSDLHFRSRFSLGEHGFYNKQWMYENPLHAPFLVKFPGVIKSGQVHESMTSHVDIAPTILDFAGAAIPEDMQGFSLKPLLLGQKDQVRKASYYHFYSHGERLPEMIGVRTERYKLIHYPAMKGQARWELFDLERDSEEMKNLAHKPEYKELKENLKKQLRQLIEEVDDDSVNAPALMSLK from the coding sequence ATTGGATTATTTGAAAGAGAGTGGTTTAGAGGAAAATACTTTAGTGATCTACACTTCCGATCAAGGTTTTCCTTAGGTGAGCATGGCTTTTATAATAAGCAGTGGATGTACGAGAATCCTCTTCACGCGCCGTTTTTAGTGAAATTTCCCGGTGTGATCAAGTCGGGTCAGGTTCACGAATCAATGACCAGCCATGTCGATATTGCGCCCACCATTTTAGATTTTGCGGGGGCCGCCATTCCCGAAGATATGCAGGGTTTTTCATTAAAGCCGCTTTTATTGGGTCAGAAAGATCAGGTTCGCAAGGCTTCTTATTATCATTTTTATTCCCATGGTGAACGCTTACCCGAGATGATTGGGGTGCGTACTGAGCGTTACAAACTCATTCATTACCCGGCAATGAAGGGACAAGCCCGCTGGGAGCTCTTTGACCTAGAGCGTGACTCAGAAGAAATGAAAAACTTGGCGCATAAGCCCGAATATAAAGAGCTTAAAGAAAACTTAAAAAAACAATTGCGTCAACTCATTGAAGAAGTGGATGATGATTCAGTCAATGCACCTGCACTGATGAGTTTAAAATAA
- a CDS encoding alpha/beta hydrolase, whose protein sequence is MIKKVLLLLLCVSLSFAVNAQKKNKKAKEPKATHTDVSYGQFDRNKIDFWQAEGEGPRPVYIHIHGGGWVVGDKNRFKGAQKFLDKGISVAAINYRLTATDPLPAPVLDAARAVQFLRYKAKDWNIDKNKFVLSGGSAGACTSMWIACHDDLAKPNSKDPVERESSRVQGISVAGGQSSIDPKQIEPWIGPNVYHEMIYKAVGEKNIEDALKNYDQHKALYKEYSPYNHLTKDDPPMLLSYGGDMSLPSKSLGHGIHHGMFGLKMKEKSDKLGHNKIYLSIGKNRSQEFPNRDDFVYKILLGK, encoded by the coding sequence ATGATAAAAAAAGTATTGTTGCTGTTGTTATGTGTAAGCTTAAGTTTTGCTGTGAACGCACAAAAAAAGAATAAAAAAGCAAAAGAGCCTAAGGCCACGCATACGGATGTAAGTTATGGTCAATTTGACCGCAACAAAATCGATTTTTGGCAGGCCGAAGGAGAGGGGCCGCGGCCTGTTTACATCCATATTCATGGTGGCGGATGGGTTGTGGGGGATAAGAATCGCTTTAAGGGGGCTCAAAAATTCTTGGACAAAGGCATCTCCGTTGCCGCGATCAATTATCGTTTAACGGCGACTGACCCTTTACCAGCTCCGGTTTTGGATGCTGCTCGCGCGGTGCAGTTCTTGCGTTACAAAGCTAAAGATTGGAATATCGATAAGAATAAATTTGTCTTGAGCGGTGGTAGTGCGGGTGCCTGTACATCGATGTGGATTGCTTGTCACGATGATTTGGCTAAGCCTAATTCAAAAGATCCGGTGGAACGTGAATCATCACGAGTTCAAGGTATCTCAGTAGCGGGTGGACAAAGTTCAATTGATCCAAAACAAATTGAACCCTGGATTGGTCCCAATGTTTATCATGAGATGATCTATAAGGCTGTGGGAGAGAAGAACATTGAGGATGCCTTAAAAAATTATGATCAGCACAAGGCTTTGTACAAAGAGTATTCACCCTACAATCATTTGACTAAGGATGATCCTCCGATGCTTTTATCTTATGGCGGTGATATGAGCCTGCCTTCTAAGAGCCTTGGGCACGGTATTCATCACGGCATGTTTGGCCTTAAAATGAAAGAAAAATCAGATAAACTGGGTCACAATAAGATTTATTTGTCAATCGGGAAAAATCGATCGCAGGAATTCCCTAATCGCGATGACTTTGTTTATAAAATTTTATTGGGGAAATAA
- a CDS encoding GDSL-type esterase/lipase family protein translates to MKNMLIFLCCSFSLCVSANPKVQFVENLKAGEKQTIVTFGTSLTAVGAWVGQLQVVLNQQFPGQAKVVNGAQGGANSSWGKGALDKKVLAHKPDTVFIEFAINDAVERRKVSVEKAQENLEDMIRRILKQNPQCEIILMTMNVPVGHTGVQRPKIADYYQMYRDEAKRHGFKLIDHNASWKKVLEESPELYIQYMPDCIHPLYDGALKVITPKMIQSLGLEPGNAAKSEETPCFNYIYRTMDRLIEANWQVTREEYELFWANHFKMQDANKDGLIQSNEYPEEGIFKHFDANGDQAVSLEEYQKVYAYNFNKYDKKNTGVIMIKKDKFNY, encoded by the coding sequence ATGAAAAATATGCTCATATTTTTATGCTGTAGTTTTTCACTTTGTGTAAGCGCAAATCCAAAGGTTCAATTCGTCGAAAATTTAAAGGCAGGGGAGAAACAAACGATTGTGACCTTTGGCACTAGCCTCACGGCAGTGGGCGCTTGGGTGGGACAATTACAGGTGGTCTTGAATCAGCAATTTCCTGGGCAGGCCAAGGTAGTGAACGGAGCGCAGGGCGGTGCTAACTCAAGCTGGGGCAAGGGTGCTTTAGATAAAAAGGTCTTGGCGCATAAGCCCGACACGGTGTTTATCGAGTTTGCGATCAATGATGCCGTCGAACGACGAAAGGTAAGTGTTGAGAAAGCGCAAGAAAACCTTGAGGATATGATCCGCCGTATTTTGAAACAAAATCCGCAGTGTGAGATTATTCTCATGACGATGAATGTTCCCGTTGGCCATACGGGAGTGCAGCGTCCCAAAATTGCCGATTATTATCAGATGTATAGGGATGAGGCCAAGAGACACGGCTTTAAATTGATCGATCATAATGCGTCATGGAAAAAAGTGCTCGAAGAGAGCCCAGAACTCTATATTCAGTATATGCCGGACTGCATTCATCCGCTCTATGATGGTGCGCTCAAAGTTATCACCCCAAAGATGATTCAATCCCTAGGGTTAGAGCCAGGAAATGCAGCTAAAAGCGAAGAGACACCGTGTTTTAATTACATCTATCGTACAATGGATCGCTTAATTGAAGCGAACTGGCAGGTGACCCGTGAAGAGTACGAACTCTTTTGGGCCAATCATTTCAAGATGCAGGATGCCAATAAAGATGGTTTGATTCAGTCAAATGAATACCCAGAAGAGGGGATCTTTAAACATTTTGATGCCAATGGTGATCAGGCCGTGAGTCTAGAGGAATACCAAAAAGTTTATGCCTATAACTTCAATAAATACGATAAAAAGAATACGGGTGTGATAATGATCAAAAAAGATAAATTTAATTATTGA